The following are from one region of the Pseudorasbora parva isolate DD20220531a chromosome 12, ASM2467924v1, whole genome shotgun sequence genome:
- the nfil3-3 gene encoding nuclear factor, interleukin 3 regulated, member 3 — MRDQSVTLAEQRLMYSKGVTDPVSRDGAVSFTEETVSGSMLAHSLLIHPRGLRCQESSETVGSRKRESIPAEKKDEGYWDKRKKNNESAKRSREKRRISDMVVENQVLALLEDNARLKAELLALKFRFGLIKDPTDSPAQICSYGSYNQTFPATSCSCPKTNTQPTHGHILSTPQQNYGLFIPGGSSIGRPELSDGAVGEHIRRPYRGEPGRITEVDTNSLVSGWQKNNMKGLPHKLRFKMPCRIEGAEVENLSSIVQSQSTEGLWRPQTHTVPPAYSIAPQYNSSIHRYTESHSAIGFQLRALTEEVAELKKQFSQKQQ, encoded by the coding sequence ATGAGGGACCAAAGTGTCACGCTGGCAGAACAGAGACTGATGTACTCTAAAGGAGTAACTGATCCAGTCAGTCGGGATGGTGCTGTATCCTTCACAGAAGAAACAGTGTCCGGCAGCATGCTAGCCCACTCTCTTCTTATTCATCCCAGAGGTCTGAGATGCCAAGAAAGTTCAGAGACTGTTGGCAGTCGCAAACGTGAGTCTATCCCTGCTGAGAAAAAAGACGAAGGTTACTGGGACAAGCGCAAAAAGAACAACGAATCCGCCAAGCGTTCGCGAGAGAAACGCCGCATCAGCGACATGGTGGTAGAGAACCAAGTTCTGGCACTTCTTGAGGACAATGCACGCCTGAAAGCTGAGCTACTGGCACTTAAGTTTAGATTCGGTTTGATCAAAGATCCCACAGATTCACCAGCACAGATCTGCTCATATGGTTCATATAATCAAACATTTCCAGCAACATCCTGCTCCTGTCCCAAAACTAACACACAACCTACCCATGGACACATACTGTCGACACCACAGCAAAACTATGGGCTCTTCATCCCTGGAGGATCAAGCATTGGGAGGCCAGAGCTCTCAGATGGTGCTGTAGGTGAACATATTAGACGACCTTATAGAGGTGAGCCAGGCCGTATCACAGAAGTGGATACGAATTCATTAGTGTCAGGATGGCAAAAGAACAACATGAAAGGTCTTCCTCACAAACTACGTTTTAAGATGCCATGTAGAATTGAAGGTGCTGAGGTTGAAAATCTCTCCTCAATTGTACAATCTCAGTCTACAGAGGGTTTATGGAggccacagacacacacagtacCACCGGCTTATTCAATAGCACCTCAGTATAACTCTTCAATTCACAGATACACAGAAAGTCACAGTGCTATTGGATTCCAGCTTAGAGCTTTGACTGAGGAAGTGGCCGAGCTCAAAAAACAGTTCTCTCAAAAGCAGCAGTGA